Part of the Pseudoalteromonas rubra genome is shown below.
AGCAGATTGATCAGCGTATTGGCAAACAACAGTTACAACAAGAGAGATTTGAAGATGACAGTGTTAGAGAAGTATAGCGTGGAGGATTTACAGTCAGTTAAGGGCATGCCTCTGCTACTGGAAGTCGCTTTAGAGGGACAAAGAGCCACTCATTGGGCTGCTGAGCATGCCGGGCAAATAGATGCTCTGCTCAATGACAATGGCGCAGTGATGTTACGTGGCCTCAACATTATGAGCAGTAAACAGTTTGGTCAGGTGCTGAGCACGTTATTTGACGCTGAATTGTTGAATTACTCTTATCGCTCAACACCACGCACTGAGCTAAAAGGCAATGTGTACACCGCGACGGAATATCACCCGGATGAAGTGATCCCGCAGCACAATGAGCACGCTTATTCAAACAAGTGGGCGATGCGACTGGGACTATGTTGTTTGCTCCCCCCGCAGGCCGGAGGTGAAACCCCAATCGCTGACAGCCGGGAGGTATTTAAACGTATTCCGCAGGAGATCCGCGAAAAGTTTGCAGCGAAGAAAGTGAAGTATGTACGCAACTACGGTGATATTGATTTGCCCTGGAGCGAGGTATTTCAGACCACGGACAAGCGTGAAGTTGAGCAGTATTGTTTCAATAATCAGCTCGATTTTGAGTGGATTGGCGAGCACCGTTTGCGTACCTCGCAGGTCAACCCTGCCATTGCCAGACACCCTAAAACCGACGAACAGGTGTGGTTCAACCAGGCGCATTTATTCCATGTGTCCTCGCTGGGTGAGGAAACCTGTGCCCAGTTGCTCAGTGCCTGTGGGGAAGATGGTTTGCCGCGTAACGCATTCTATGGTGACGGTGAGCCGCTGGAACCTGAAGTGCTGGACATCATTCGTGCCGCTTATGATGACACAACGCTTTACACCCCCTGGCAAAAAGGCGATCTGATGCTGGTTGACAATATGCTGTTTACCCATGGTCGACGACCCTTTAGTGGTGACCGTAAGGTCCTGGTTGGCATGGCCAGAGAATATGGGTGGTAAGTACTCACTATATGATTTTGTATTTCAAAAGCAGGCATTACCAAGATAACACATTAATTGAATTGGACAGCGGGTCCAGTCCGCAGTGGAGAACATAGATGGACATTACCATTGAAGAGCAAAAGAAATTTAACTGGCGGTACGTCAAAATTGCGCTAGCCGCAGTGGTGATTATTTCCGGTGCCTGGTGGCTGAAGAGCTACTTTGGACAGGCAACCGCCCTGGTTGATAGCACAGATGTGCGCACTGCCAAAGTACAAAACGGGCAGTTTCAGGTCAGCGTGAGAGGCATGGGCGTATTGAAACCCAAAGAAGTCATTTGGGTGGCGTCTGAAGTGGCCGGGCGTGTAGAAAAGGTCTTTGTTAAAGCGGGAGCGGTGGTTGAAAAAGGGCAGCCCATAGTCAAACTCAATAACCCCAAGCTGTCGTTGGTTCTGGCCAATGCACAAGCCAAATTGGAAAAAACGATTGCTGAAAATACCGCTCAGTATGCTCAGTTTGAGTCTGACTTGCTGGATGCGGAAGCCGCGGTAAAGCGCGCAAAAATGACCCATCAGGGTAATGAGCTGGAACTTAACGCTCAGCGTAAACTGCGCGAGATGGGCAACAGCAGCGTGTCGCAAATTAAGTTTAAGCGCACTGAGTTTACCGTGCAAAGCAGCAAGCTGGACCATGAGTTACAAAAGCAACGTCTGGAAAAGCTGAAGCTCAATATTGAGGCACAAAAGCTGGCCCATAAAGCACAGCAGCAGACCCTGCAACAGGAGCTGGCCCGGGCACAAGAGCAACTCGACAACCTGTATGTCCGTGCGGCAATGGATGGTGTATTGCAAAGCATGGATCTGGAGTTAGGTCAGGATGTAGCAGAAGGTGGCAGTGTGGGCAAAATTGCCAATCCACGTAGCCTGATCGCAGAAATAGACGTGCAGGAACTGCAAATTAAGGATGTGACACCGGGTTTAGGGGTCACCATAGATACCCGTAAATCACAGATCCAGGGCGTTGTGTCTCGGGTCAGTCCTCAGGTTGAAAAGGGCCTGGTTGCGGTAGAAGTGGATTTGATCGATGCACTACCCAGTGAAGCCCGTCCGGAATTGTCAATTGAAGGGGTGATCAACATCACCGACAAGCCCAACACTTTGTTCGTTGCGAAACCTGCGTTTGCTGAGGAGTACCAAAGTGCCAAGATTTTCAGAGTCGATAGCAAAGGCAATATTGCACAGGCCGTACAGGTCAGGTTTGGGCAAAGTTCGGTGAATTTTATTGAGATTACAGAGGGGCTGAATAACGGCGATACCGTGATTATTTCCGCCACCGACAATTTTGCTAATAACGAAAAAATATTTTTACATAATTAGGACAGCACAATGAGCAATATATTAGAACTTAAGAATATCAGTAAGTATTTTCAGTTCGACGAGATGAAGACGATGGCCCTGTCAGACATCAGCTTTTCGGTGAAAGGAGGAGAATACGTCTCTATTAATGGGCCTTCGGGGTGCGGTAAGTCAACCCTGTTGTCCATTTTGGGCATGCTGGATACGCCTTCTGGTGGCCAGTACTTTTTATCGGGCAATGATGTATCAAATCTGAGC
Proteins encoded:
- a CDS encoding TauD/TfdA family dioxygenase produces the protein MTVLEKYSVEDLQSVKGMPLLLEVALEGQRATHWAAEHAGQIDALLNDNGAVMLRGLNIMSSKQFGQVLSTLFDAELLNYSYRSTPRTELKGNVYTATEYHPDEVIPQHNEHAYSNKWAMRLGLCCLLPPQAGGETPIADSREVFKRIPQEIREKFAAKKVKYVRNYGDIDLPWSEVFQTTDKREVEQYCFNNQLDFEWIGEHRLRTSQVNPAIARHPKTDEQVWFNQAHLFHVSSLGEETCAQLLSACGEDGLPRNAFYGDGEPLEPEVLDIIRAAYDDTTLYTPWQKGDLMLVDNMLFTHGRRPFSGDRKVLVGMAREYGW
- a CDS encoding efflux RND transporter periplasmic adaptor subunit, producing the protein MDITIEEQKKFNWRYVKIALAAVVIISGAWWLKSYFGQATALVDSTDVRTAKVQNGQFQVSVRGMGVLKPKEVIWVASEVAGRVEKVFVKAGAVVEKGQPIVKLNNPKLSLVLANAQAKLEKTIAENTAQYAQFESDLLDAEAAVKRAKMTHQGNELELNAQRKLREMGNSSVSQIKFKRTEFTVQSSKLDHELQKQRLEKLKLNIEAQKLAHKAQQQTLQQELARAQEQLDNLYVRAAMDGVLQSMDLELGQDVAEGGSVGKIANPRSLIAEIDVQELQIKDVTPGLGVTIDTRKSQIQGVVSRVSPQVEKGLVAVEVDLIDALPSEARPELSIEGVINITDKPNTLFVAKPAFAEEYQSAKIFRVDSKGNIAQAVQVRFGQSSVNFIEITEGLNNGDTVIISATDNFANNEKIFLHN